The genomic interval CACGTCTTTGGAATAAAAACCAAATGCACTGTCCATGCTTAAGAATAATTAACGTTAAGATTGTTAATATAGAGCAGCCTTGATATAATCCCTGCCCTGCTATTTACATCAAGCTTTCGCATAAGAAGTCTCAAATATCCTTTAATGGTGTTGTAGCTTAAATTAAGATTGAGAGCGATCTCTTTATTGCTGTGGTCATCAAGCAGTAATTGAACGATTTCCTGTTCCCTTCTGTTCAGATGCCATTTGCGGAAGCTTTGGGCGATATGCGCATGGTCGGAATGCGTCCTGTCCAATATGAACAAATGGGGCCATTCCGCCTGATTTATATTCTGTGCTGAATCTGAAAGTGTTGTTCCGCGCACGGCATACCTTCTTTTCTGGCTCTTAATGAGATCGATAAAGTAAGTTGGTTCGGTCTTCTTTTCTGATTCATTTCCGATTTCTTCAAATTTTCTATCCAGCAATTTTTTCCATTTATCACAAAATAACGATATATCAGGTGCAGCTGCTTTTCCTTTTGTCCCAACCAGATTTGATCGCAGCAAAATGTCTATTGCCGCCGGACTATAAAATACCTTTGAGGCATATTTATCATATCCTTGCCGGTAAAAGATAAATGCCTTGCCATGTGCGAAATTATTATAATCATAATGACATGTTTTATTCATGTTGCTTCTCCTGTAAGAAACCCTCCAAACCTGGACAAACCAGAATAATACAAGCACGAAATACGAAAGAAGTGCTCGTTTAGAATTTCAAATCAATTTTAACGCTTCAGTCTTTTGAAACTGGAAAATTGTCATTTGTAGTGCGATGAGGTTCGTCGCACTACATTAGAATTTAGTGGGCTTAGATATCAAGTGAGGAACGAGCACCGTTTATAGCAAATGCTTCTACCCTACACTATGCGCCAAGCGGTGCTGTTATTGGAATTTTTCAAAAAACCAAAGTTGTTAAGTTAAATTGGTTTTCTTTCTACCATTGCGCTACACTTGTTCATTTAGCCCCGGAACCTGCTAATACCGCAGGCACTGTTCCAAAAAGTATTTTAAAATCCAGCCAGACTGACCAGTTGTCAATATATTCCAAATCCAACCGCATCCATTCATCAAAATTGGTAATTTTATTTCTTCCTGACACTTGCCATATGCAGGTTAACCCTGGTCTCATGCTCAGCCGTCTTCTATGCCATGGTTCATATTCATCCACTTCCTTTGGAATGGGTGGGCGAGGCCCTACCAAACTCATATCGCCTTTCAATACATTCCAAAATTGCGGGAATTCATCTATACTATACTTGCGCAAAAACTTTCCGATTTTTGTCACACGCGGATCATTTGACATCTTAAAGACAGGTCCTTGCATTTCATTGTTCTTTAACAGCGCCCCCCGTTTTGCTTCAGCATCTGCAACCATTGTCCTGAACTTGTACAATTTAAATACTCTTCCGTTTAAACTGCATCTCTTCTGTTTAAAAAATAAAGGACCGTTTGACGTAGTTTTTATTGCAATTGCTATAATGAGAAACACTGGAAATAACGAGACAAGCGCTATTCCTGAAAAGATTATGTCCATAAGACGTTTAATAAAAAGCTGCAATAATTTGTCCGGAGCGCTTTCAAAAACAAGCAAAGGAAATTCCGACAGATAACTCCTGGTCTTACCGATGGTATCCGGGGTTACATGGCTATACTTTGTCCTTGCCAAATTAAGCGTAAACAAATCCACTGCCACACTCACCTTTAGTCCCTCTATATCGCACAAGTACCGAATCATTTCTTCCACCGTGTTTAACCATGACCTGGGAACAACAAACATGACTTCGTCTACAACAGTTTTATGAATTATTGCAGGGATATCTTTAACGGCGCCAATTACTTTATTTCCGCATACCACAGTATTCTTTTTTGCCGCATCGTTATCAATAAGACCGATAACATTAATACCCCATTCCACATTTTTTCCGATGGTGTTTATAAAATGCTGCGCCCTTTTACCAGTACCAACAATTAAAATGTTTCTCGTGTTAAAGCCATTTTTACGCTGATACTGCATAAAAAATAAAAGCGAAACCTTTTCGCCGCATAATAATATAGTCGCCATGAAAAAAGAGTAAAACAAATGCTCACTGCCTATCGTTTGAATCTTTGCAAGGAACACAAAGCTTCCCAAAAGACCTCCTCCCACTAAAGCTGTTTCTATTACGGGGAAGATCACTTCGGTAATGTTCTTTGTCCTGAAAGATTCATACATGCCAAAATTATGCAGAAATATCCCCCACACGCTCAACAGCGCAGGCAATAGTATGAAATAGTTGCCAAACTGCTGAATAACATCGCCGTAGTCGCTGAATAAAAACGGGGACAGGAAAAAAGATATTGTGACGATAAACAAATCGAAACAAATCATCAGCCTTCTGAAAAATAGGTGATATTCTTTTAACATATGAATTTCCTGCCGTTATCCTTACAAGAAAAGTGTATGAATAGTTCATATTTATAATGCAATGATTTACTCCCCGGTAAAAACGTTAACAATTTAATAGTATAGGGGTTTCAAAGTTGCAGGACGAAGCGATTGCATCGTCACTAGCGAAATGGTGTTTCGCGCCATATTGGAAAAAGAGATAGGCCTAAAACCTGTCTCTCCGCGGATCCAGGTTTGGAACCTGAACCCTCCTGGAATATCTCATTTGTCTTACAGTTTTTGCATACTTTCTTCGTATGCTAGCGGTGCTTCATGGTTAAAATCTTTTTGGTCGAGGCTATGATGTTTATAGTGATAGGTTTTAGACGATAGGTCATTGTTTTTCATTTTGTTAATGCAAAATCGATAAAAACTATTCCTTTCTTCATCAACTACCCATTCATTTGCAAATTCTTGTATATTGTTTTTATGAGAGGTAAAGTAATCCCAAAAATTGCCGCCGTTTTTTTCTAATATTTCCAGGGAGTCTTGTAGATACCACACAACAAACTTCTTCCATGTTTGCAAATCCTTTCTTATCCACATGCACCACAAATTTGCGGGATTATATAAATTCTCTTTTCTCATCTCCTGATGTCTATTGATTTCAAAAAACTTAATCATGTCATACAATTCATCTGATACCGCCATATTATCCCCCTCTTTAATTATCGATACCTAAGTGTGTACATAACTTACCTTGAATCACACCCTTCCCTTTATTCCCTCTTGCGAAGGAGGGGATGATGGGAGGTAATCCACTTTGTACCTCCTATAAATACCTCTCTTTCCATAAACCACTTTTCTATCCGTTTTCAACCCGTGTCAATATGTGGCTCTATCATCTATTAATTGGATTTTAACATTTTTAATTTTTAGCCAGCATCAACACAATGGCCATGAAATTTCGCTGTGTTTTTTTGAGAAGGCATATTCAATACAAACGCTCGAATCGTGACATACGGCGCAGGCATTAAATAACGGCCACATTTATCTAACACAATTAACGTGCCAAAACAAACTGGATGTTGCTGTTTCATAGGGCGTAAATGTGGTCACAATAGAATATTAAGAGGCGGTTTTTCCCCTTTTTTGAAAACGAAAAAGACCATTTGTTGCCATTGCATTATGTCTTCAAAAAACATCTTCCCCGCTCGTATTCACAGAGAATTAAACCATTCGGGATCATTGTTTGTGTAATGGAATGTATGAATTTAAGTTATTAAAAAGGAACCCCAACGTGAAATACTTTGCGCAATTTTTAATAAGAGAAGTAAGAATTTATTATGATTCAGGGAAGAGGATAAATTACAACTTCTTTGTTGAACAGCGGTAAAGAACACGATGGTTTGTGCAAAAATTGCAGCCATAATAATGTTTCACGTAATTCCGTCTATGCCAAACGGTTATATCTTTTTCCGATTGTACCGTGCAACGTTTTGCACATCCCTTATTGCGTGCACTCGTTTTTGTTTGTAAGTGTTTCCCGGCAATTAAGCCGGTTGCAAGGATTTCCAGAGAAACAGTATCACTCGCAAATATTGCATTAAACGGTTCACCGCATGAAGCTTTTTTTACGCAATCCGTTTGTTTTGTTAACGGCAGCATACAATGCCTTCTTAATTATTCCCTGATTGAAAAGAGAGTAGTATTGTAAATCTGACCTGACCTGAACGAGCAGGGGCGGCCATTTGCTCGTGTAAGTTTCAACATATACTATTACTATATAAGCACAATTCGTATGCGATATTTTAAATAGTGCTACCCTTTTTTTCGAAAAGTAATTTTGCGGGGTACGAAATTTGCGAATACCCTTACATTATGCAATATGAAGAACCGCGGGCTTTTATTTTTAGGATTTGCGGACAGTAACAATATTTATCGTATACCATAAAAATGTTATTAAACATAAACAAACACCATAACGGTAAGTATGGCTCTGATAAGAATATTGAGAACAGCACCAGAGAAGGTGCGTTTTCGCTTTATTTGCTTTACTTGTTAAATGAGAACCTGAATTTATCAATAAAAATTGAAGAACTATTTGAATATACGGCCATTTTTTTGAAGAATAATCTTTGTATTGATGACTTCTGTTTCATGTTAAATAACGGGGACAACGATGAATTGACGATATTTAAAACGGGAAGTGATATTTTTGAAGCGGTGAAAGACGTCACCTTTAAAAAGGGGGAGGAATATGCATGCATTGCTGCCCAGACGGGGAAACCCTTTTTATTAAATGACATAAGCAAGAAAAAAGACCAGTTTTTTTATAAAGGAAAACTGGAAAATATCGGATCGTTTTTATCTTTGCCATTGCGCTCTAAAAATAATCGAATGCTTGGATTATTAAACATACACAAGAAAGAAATAAATGCATTTACCGAAGAAGATATGGGATTATTTATTACGGTGGCATTGAATATTGCTAATACCATTGAGAGGATTGAGCTATACGAAAAAGCTGAAAAAGGCGCAATGTACGACGATCTTACCATGCTTTACCAAAGAAAATTTTTTTTTGACAGTTGTCATCTCGAACATAGTAAAGCAATACGCCATAACCTACATTTTTCAATCGCTATGATTGATATAGATCACTTTAAATACTATAACGATACCTACGGGCATTTGTTTGGAGATGAAATTCTTAAAAAATTAGCATATATCCTGAAATCAAATGTAAGATATAGTGATATTGTGAGCAGATATGGCGGGGAAGAATTTGCGATACTTTTGCCAGGCATGGACAAGAATAGTGCCACCCTTGTCATTGATAAACTCAGGGACGTGGTAAAAAGGATTTTGTCGTTAGAAGTCGCTGAAGGGAAAGTGGAGTGTGTGACAATAACTGCAGGTGTTGCCGGCTATCCGGAGGATGGAAATTCTGTAAAACAGATTTTATCCGTCGCGGATAAATATCTTTATATTGGCAAATCATGCGGCCGTAACAGAGTCGTCAATAATACATTAGACGATCATCAGCCTTTTCATCAGAACGTAAAAAAAACTAAACATAGTTCATTGCTAAGCAAAGAAGAGGTTAATCTTCTCCTGTACAAAAATGTAAACAGGCGGATTAGCAGATTTAAAACATTGTTGAGGGTTGATAAAGGAATTAATAATATACAATGTTTTGAAATCAAAGTAATGGAAGATGACTGGAGAATTTGTGTAATTGGCGATATCGGCAAGGGAGGGTTCAAAGGGGATCTTGATTTCAAACCTA from Candidatus Kuenenia stuttgartiensis carries:
- a CDS encoding sensor domain-containing diguanylate cyclase, with product MLLNINKHHNGKYGSDKNIENSTREGAFSLYLLYLLNENLNLSIKIEELFEYTAIFLKNNLCIDDFCFMLNNGDNDELTIFKTGSDIFEAVKDVTFKKGEEYACIAAQTGKPFLLNDISKKKDQFFYKGKLENIGSFLSLPLRSKNNRMLGLLNIHKKEINAFTEEDMGLFITVALNIANTIERIELYEKAEKGAMYDDLTMLYQRKFFFDSCHLEHSKAIRHNLHFSIAMIDIDHFKYYNDTYGHLFGDEILKKLAYILKSNVRYSDIVSRYGGEEFAILLPGMDKNSATLVIDKLRDVVKRILSLEVAEGKVECVTITAGVAGYPEDGNSVKQILSVADKYLYIGKSCGRNRVVNNTLDDHQPFHQNVKKTKHSSLLSKEEVNLLLYKNVNRRISRFKTLLRVDKGINNIQCFEIKVMEDDWRICVIGDIGKGGFKGDLDFKPKLDEIFTCRVVVDSEVYLPAIFSIRIAHEKIIHKNRYEIGAEIVDGHNNWKYIFSLLTNNK
- a CDS encoding sugar transferase, producing MLKEYHLFFRRLMICFDLFIVTISFFLSPFLFSDYGDVIQQFGNYFILLPALLSVWGIFLHNFGMYESFRTKNITEVIFPVIETALVGGGLLGSFVFLAKIQTIGSEHLFYSFFMATILLCGEKVSLLFFMQYQRKNGFNTRNILIVGTGKRAQHFINTIGKNVEWGINVIGLIDNDAAKKNTVVCGNKVIGAVKDIPAIIHKTVVDEVMFVVPRSWLNTVEEMIRYLCDIEGLKVSVAVDLFTLNLARTKYSHVTPDTIGKTRSYLSEFPLLVFESAPDKLLQLFIKRLMDIIFSGIALVSLFPVFLIIAIAIKTTSNGPLFFKQKRCSLNGRVFKLYKFRTMVADAEAKRGALLKNNEMQGPVFKMSNDPRVTKIGKFLRKYSIDEFPQFWNVLKGDMSLVGPRPPIPKEVDEYEPWHRRRLSMRPGLTCIWQVSGRNKITNFDEWMRLDLEYIDNWSVWLDFKILFGTVPAVLAGSGAK
- a CDS encoding helix-turn-helix transcriptional regulator, translating into MNKTCHYDYNNFAHGKAFIFYRQGYDKYASKVFYSPAAIDILLRSNLVGTKGKAAAPDISLFCDKWKKLLDRKFEEIGNESEKKTEPTYFIDLIKSQKRRYAVRGTTLSDSAQNINQAEWPHLFILDRTHSDHAHIAQSFRKWHLNRREQEIVQLLLDDHSNKEIALNLNLSYNTIKGYLRLLMRKLDVNSRAGIISRLLYINNLNVNYS